A DNA window from Verrucomicrobiota bacterium contains the following coding sequences:
- a CDS encoding response regulator, whose product MSRETILVVDDSEYILEFLRELLGQNGFAVLTASEGGEAMTVLKHTRIDLLLTDLNMPNVPGMELVKHVHTHHPDVTMVIMTGYGTLESAREAMVFGAVDYIFKPFKSGEILAAIENAIERTQLRRENARLREALALSNASQVIANTVSCSSDLGETVVKSASTLTRSRYGAVVVLDEDMCVYRLRYSNAEPAEGHEAHAIGTTYPLEAFKLASQATFLVTVDDSHPLGGHVRHLTLANLRKLGCPEVLPVEQEALYVPLKAKGKTRAILVLSKQLGEPHFTASDLPTLSVVANLGATSLDNASLAGALEHTYVNTLISLNMILEAKHPYTKGHTQRVVELCTGLGRRVGLSSAELQDLREGAMLHDIGKIAISDAILNKPGALTPEEMEIVRQHPVIGDTIIRPIRFLQHCRPVVRHHHERWDGDGYPDGLKGDQIHLHARICTLADTVDAMASERSYRAPLSFPEIYDQVLMGSAAQFDEDLVKIMLRMIERGEVANIELPRKLVVG is encoded by the coding sequence ATGAGCCGCGAGACGATCCTCGTGGTGGACGACTCCGAGTATATCCTCGAGTTCCTCCGCGAGCTACTCGGGCAGAACGGATTCGCCGTCCTCACCGCCTCCGAAGGCGGCGAGGCGATGACGGTGCTTAAGCACACGCGCATCGACCTGCTGCTGACCGACCTCAACATGCCCAACGTTCCCGGCATGGAGCTGGTCAAGCATGTGCACACGCACCATCCCGACGTCACGATGGTCATCATGACCGGCTACGGCACACTCGAGTCGGCCCGCGAGGCGATGGTCTTCGGCGCGGTGGACTACATCTTCAAGCCGTTCAAGAGCGGCGAGATCCTCGCGGCGATCGAGAACGCCATCGAACGCACCCAACTGCGCCGGGAGAACGCCCGTTTGCGCGAGGCGCTCGCGTTATCGAACGCGAGCCAAGTCATCGCCAACACGGTGTCGTGCTCGTCTGACCTGGGCGAGACGGTCGTCAAGTCGGCCTCGACCCTGACGCGTTCGCGCTACGGCGCGGTCGTCGTCCTCGACGAGGACATGTGCGTCTACCGGCTCCGCTACAGCAACGCCGAGCCGGCCGAAGGCCACGAGGCCCATGCGATCGGCACGACCTACCCGCTCGAGGCGTTCAAGCTCGCGAGCCAGGCGACGTTTCTCGTCACGGTCGACGATTCGCACCCGCTCGGCGGTCACGTGCGCCACCTCACGCTGGCCAACCTACGCAAGCTCGGCTGCCCCGAGGTACTGCCCGTCGAGCAGGAGGCACTCTACGTGCCGCTCAAGGCCAAGGGCAAGACGCGCGCCATCCTTGTGCTGTCCAAGCAGCTCGGCGAGCCGCACTTCACCGCGAGCGACCTGCCCACGCTCTCGGTCGTGGCCAACCTCGGCGCCACGAGCCTGGACAACGCCTCGCTTGCCGGCGCTCTCGAGCACACCTACGTCAACACGCTCATCTCGCTCAACATGATCCTCGAGGCCAAGCACCCTTACACGAAAGGCCACACGCAGCGCGTCGTTGAGCTCTGCACCGGCCTCGGGCGCCGCGTCGGCCTGAGCAGCGCCGAGCTTCAGGACCTGCGCGAAGGCGCCATGCTTCACGACATCGGCAAGATCGCCATCAGCGACGCGATCCTCAACAAGCCGGGCGCGCTCACGCCCGAAGAGATGGAAATCGTTCGACAACACCCCGTCATCGGCGATACGATCATCCGTCCGATCAGATTCCTTCAGCACTGTCGGCCGGTGGTGCGCCACCACCACGAGCGGTGGGATGGAGACGGGTATCCGGACGGGCTCAAGGGCGATCAGATCCACCTCCACGCGCGGATCTGCACGCTCGCCGATACAGTGGATGCCATGGCCTCGGAGCGCAGTTACCGCGCCCCGCTCTCCTTCCCCGAGATCTATGACCAGGTGCTGATGGGATCAGCGGCGCAATTCGACGAGGACCTGGTCAAGATCATGCTCCGCATGATCGAACGCGGGGAGGTTGCCAACATTGAACTGCCGCGAAAGCTCGTGGTGGGATAG
- the hemL gene encoding glutamate-1-semialdehyde 2,1-aminomutase, whose translation MNCRESSWWDRARRVIPGGVNSPVRAFGRVGGTPFFIASGSGATITDVTGRTSIDYLASWGPLILGHAHPRVVEAIQCACAEGTSFGSPTVCEVEFAEMLVDAVPSIEQVRLVSSGTEAAMSAIRLARGFTGRDDIVKFDGCYHGHSDCLLVKAGSGGATFDVPDSAGVPADFAKHTITLPFNDAAAVEHTLDEHGGRIACIILEPVCGNVGVIPPRAGFLEACRAACRKHGALLIFDEVITGFRVAYGGAQQMYRVTPDLTCLGKVIGGGLPIGAFGGRADIMQRLAPTGTVYQAGTLSGNPLAVTAGIETLRLLQEPGTYERLEALGARLGDGFTRIFRRHGIVVQCPRVGSMLSCFFTSKAVADARTAMTTDAALYAKWFHGLLDRGISVAPSPYEAMFVSLAHTEALIDRTLAAADDVAQELAPW comes from the coding sequence TTGAACTGCCGCGAAAGCTCGTGGTGGGATAGGGCACGGCGCGTCATCCCGGGGGGCGTGAACAGCCCCGTGCGCGCGTTTGGCAGGGTTGGCGGCACACCCTTTTTCATTGCGTCCGGCTCGGGTGCGACGATCACCGACGTCACCGGCCGCACCTCCATCGACTACCTCGCCTCGTGGGGTCCGCTTATCCTCGGGCACGCACACCCGCGCGTCGTTGAGGCCATCCAGTGCGCGTGCGCCGAAGGTACAAGCTTCGGCTCGCCGACGGTGTGCGAGGTCGAGTTCGCGGAGATGCTCGTTGATGCCGTACCGTCCATCGAGCAGGTACGCCTCGTCAGCTCCGGCACCGAGGCGGCAATGAGCGCCATCCGGCTCGCCCGTGGCTTCACGGGCCGCGACGACATCGTCAAGTTCGACGGCTGTTATCACGGCCACAGCGACTGCCTGCTCGTCAAGGCCGGCAGCGGCGGGGCGACCTTCGACGTGCCCGACAGCGCCGGCGTGCCCGCCGACTTCGCCAAGCACACGATCACGCTGCCGTTCAACGATGCCGCCGCCGTGGAGCACACGCTCGATGAGCACGGCGGCCGGATCGCATGCATCATCCTCGAGCCGGTCTGCGGCAACGTCGGCGTGATCCCGCCGAGGGCCGGCTTCCTGGAGGCGTGCCGCGCCGCCTGCAGGAAGCATGGTGCGCTACTCATCTTCGACGAGGTGATCACCGGCTTCCGCGTCGCCTACGGCGGCGCGCAGCAGATGTACCGCGTAACGCCCGACCTCACGTGCCTCGGCAAAGTGATCGGCGGCGGGCTGCCGATTGGCGCATTCGGCGGACGCGCCGATATCATGCAGCGCCTCGCCCCGACGGGCACCGTCTATCAGGCCGGCACGCTCTCGGGCAATCCCCTCGCCGTCACCGCCGGCATCGAAACACTCAGGCTCCTCCAGGAACCCGGCACGTACGAGCGGCTCGAAGCGCTTGGCGCGCGGCTCGGCGACGGGTTCACACGCATCTTCAGGCGGCACGGGATCGTCGTGCAGTGCCCGCGCGTCGGCTCGATGCTCTCGTGCTTCTTCACGAGCAAGGCCGTGGCCGACGCGCGCACGGCGATGACGACCGACGCCGCCCTCTATGCGAAGTGGTTCCACGGCTTGCTCGACCGCGGCATCTCCGTCGCGCCGTCGCCGTACGAGGCC